From one Candidatus Chromulinivorax destructor genomic stretch:
- the trpS gene encoding tryptophan--tRNA ligase, whose amino-acid sequence MKFEDIILTGDRPTGPLHLGHYVGSLLNRVTLQDQYKQYIMIADLQALTDNADNPQKVRDNVMEVLLDYLSVGIDPKKTTIFVQSMIPEIAELTVLYLNLVTVNRLQRNPTVKAEMQSKSYGETVPAGFLMYPVSQAADITIVKGTIIPVGEDQLPMIEQTNEIVRSFNRIYGKEVFPEAKALVSKVGRLAGLDGKAKMSKSLGNAIYLSDDADTLKKKVMSMYTDPGHLRVEDPGQIEGNMVFEYLDVFDTNKEKVAELKHQYRQGGLGDVKLKMYLFQVLNDLLTPIRLKRAELAKNKDAVMQILLEGTQQVRLVAQKTMDEVRKAMHLNYE is encoded by the coding sequence ATGAAATTTGAAGATATAATTTTAACTGGTGATAGACCTACAGGGCCCTTGCATTTAGGTCATTATGTTGGATCTCTTTTAAACAGAGTGACATTACAGGACCAATATAAACAGTATATTATGATTGCCGATTTACAGGCTTTAACGGACAATGCGGACAATCCTCAAAAAGTTCGTGATAACGTGATGGAAGTGTTGCTGGATTATTTATCAGTTGGTATAGATCCTAAGAAAACAACAATTTTTGTACAGTCAATGATTCCTGAAATTGCTGAATTGACAGTTTTATATCTTAATTTGGTGACGGTAAATCGCCTGCAACGAAATCCAACGGTAAAAGCTGAGATGCAAAGCAAGAGTTACGGAGAAACTGTTCCAGCAGGATTCTTGATGTATCCAGTCAGCCAAGCTGCAGATATTACGATTGTTAAAGGAACTATTATTCCAGTCGGTGAAGATCAGTTACCAATGATAGAGCAAACCAATGAAATTGTTCGATCATTTAATAGAATTTATGGCAAAGAGGTTTTTCCTGAAGCTAAAGCACTTGTTTCTAAGGTTGGACGATTAGCAGGTCTTGATGGGAAAGCTAAGATGAGTAAATCATTAGGAAATGCAATTTATCTTTCAGACGATGCTGATACGCTTAAGAAAAAAGTTATGAGTATGTATACCGATCCAGGCCATTTACGAGTTGAAGATCCAGGACAAATTGAAGGCAATATGGTTTTTGAGTATTTAGATGTTTTTGATACCAATAAAGAAAAAGTTGCTGAGTTAAAACATCAGTATCGTCAAGGTGGGCTTGGTGATGTGAAACTTAAAATGTACCTCTTTCAGGTATTAAACGATCTGTTAACACCAATTCGATTAAAACGAGCAGAATTAGCTAAAAATAAAGATGCAGTTATGCAAATACTTTTAGAAGGAACACAGCAAGTTCGTCTGGTTGCACAAAAAACAATGGATGAAGTGCGAAAAGCAATGCATTTGAATTATGAATAA